The following are encoded in a window of Ranitomeya variabilis isolate aRanVar5 chromosome 6, aRanVar5.hap1, whole genome shotgun sequence genomic DNA:
- the BLOC1S4 gene encoding biogenesis of lysosome-related organelles complex 1 subunit 4: MELAAAVGQWEPLEEPGGGTSRGSPGDSGHVSQSQSVCSGVSVGLLNDEELVATESCDDVLPATAAQLSRHLLPALHSFEIENLEKSLEDLLVRVDEFVGMLDMIRNDTSQVVNEKVPQIYTKAAEMRKLYQKIDLLEAFVKRVGSNVAQMDDQVTQAETNLGTFPNPLKKIFQNLSSSPLFSPSKAASSPRSQQARYEPPTVFSTDDYFPSSS; the protein is encoded by the exons ATGGAGTTGGCGGCTGCTGTGGGACAGTGGGAGCCGTTAGAAGAGCCGGGAGGCGGCACTTCCCGAGGGAGTCCCGGGGACAGCGGTCACGTGTCCCAGAGTCAGAGCGTCTGCAGCGGCGTCTCCGTGGGGCTCCTGAACGATGAGGAACTGGTCGCTACAGAGTCATGTGACGACGTCCTCCCCGCCACAGCGGCTCAGCTGTCCCGTCACCTCCTGCCTGCGCTGCACAGCTTCGAG attgagAATTTGGAAAAAAGCTTGGAAGATTTACTTGTAAGAGTTGATGAGTTTGTTGGGATGTTGGATATG attaGAAATGATACTTCACAAGTTGTTAATGAAAAAGTGCCTCAGATTTACACCAAAGCTGCAGAAATGCGAAAACTGTACCAGAAAATTGACTTGCTTGAG GCCTTTGTGAAAAGGGTTGGAAGCAACGTTGCTCAGATGGATGATCAGGTTACACAGGCTGAAACTAACCTTGGGACATTTCCTAATCCACTCAAGAAAATCTTCCAGAATCTCAGTTCTTCACCCCTCTTTTCTCCTTCT AAAGCAGCATCTTCTCCGAGAAGTCAGCAAGCAAGATATGAGCCTCCCACAGTGTTCAGTACTGATGACTACTTCCCAAGCAGCAGCTGA